In Methylotenera sp. L2L1, the following proteins share a genomic window:
- a CDS encoding DUF59 domain-containing protein, whose product MFDWKKFADQQQQNQPPSKQELESRLVEMLRTIYDPELPVNIYDLGLVYQLETEASGKVNVTMTLTTPNCPVAQSFPETVKETLLCVPGVNAVEVTLVWDPPWSRDNMSEAAKLQLGML is encoded by the coding sequence AGCAACAGCAAAACCAACCACCAAGCAAACAAGAGCTTGAGTCTAGACTAGTTGAAATGCTACGGACAATATATGACCCAGAGCTTCCTGTGAACATATACGACCTTGGCTTAGTCTATCAACTTGAGACAGAAGCATCAGGAAAAGTTAACGTTACTATGACGCTTACTACGCCCAACTGTCCAGTGGCACAAAGCTTTCCAGAAACAGTAAAAGAAACATTGCTATGTGTCCCCGGGGTTAATGCCGTGGAAGTGACGCTAGTGTGGGATCCACCATGGAGCCGAGACAACATGTCTGAAGCCGCAAAACTGCAGCTTGGCATGCTTTAG
- a CDS encoding Rieske (2Fe-2S) protein, with the protein MSDWIDVAAIEDFPSGTYRTVETDDVSIAIFNINGRYYAIENKCTHEDATLSDGKLDHDEIICPLHGARFSLLTGEALSAPAYENLRTFPVRINNGWLEVDTEAQWNTA; encoded by the coding sequence ATGAGTGACTGGATAGATGTAGCCGCGATAGAAGACTTTCCATCAGGTACTTATCGCACAGTGGAGACTGATGATGTGTCTATTGCAATTTTCAATATTAATGGCCGTTATTATGCAATTGAGAACAAATGTACTCATGAGGACGCAACGTTATCTGATGGAAAGCTAGATCATGACGAAATTATTTGCCCATTGCATGGTGCGCGCTTTTCACTATTAACAGGAGAGGCTTTATCAGCACCAGCTTATGAAAACCTACGTACATTCCCAGTGAGAATTAATAACGGCTGGCTGGAAGTAGACA